ATGTTGAAAAGAATGCGCCGGAAATAGTCGAGGCGCACGGATTCGAGGCGGCTCGGGTGCAATTGCCGAAAATTAGAAAAATTGAAGAGTTTGCTGCGCATGATTATTCCGGTGGAGAAGTTTTTGCTGTCAAGGATGATCGCGGGAAAAATTATTTGCTGGCGTTTGCTCCCGATGAAAAAATTTATTTCGATTGCGAACTGCGCGTGCCCGTGGTCAATTGCTTTCCGGAAATTGGCATCTTGAATATCGGGAAAAAGAACATCGGGACCGATTATTCGGATGATGATATTTCAATGTTGTTGGTAATGGTCAATTTTGCCCGGCTGGCATTGGAAAACTTAATTGCTAAAAAGAAAGCTGTCAACTCCGAAATTGAAGAGAATGACAAAAATTTTAAATCATCAAAATCTTTTTTGCCACTTAAAAAACGAAATCAGGGAGTGGAAATTGTTGGCGTTTCTAAGGCAATGCAAGAAATTCACAATCTGATTGACCGCATCGCCAACAAAGATGTCAGTGTGCTCATCACCGGCGAGAGCGGAACAGGCAAAGACCTGGTGGCGCGGCTGATTCATCAAAAAAGTCATCGCCGCGACAAACCGTTTGTGGCGATGAATTGCGCGGCGTTGCCGGAAACTTTAGTCGAGAGCGAACTTTTTGGACACGAAAAGGGCGCCTTCACCGGGGCACACGCGCTGAAAAAAGGCAAGTTTGAGTACGCTGACGGCGGCACGCTGTTTTTAGATGAAATCGGGGACATGAGTCTCCCCACGCAGGCGAAATTGCTCCGCATTCTGGAAGACGGAACTTTCCAACGCACCGGAAGCAACAAGACTTTGCAAACCGATGTGCGCGTGATTGCAGCTACGAACAAAGACATCATCAAAGAAATCGAAACGGGACATTTTCGCGAAGACCTTTTTTATCGGATTAATTTATTCCAAATTTTCATCCCGCCGCTTCGTGACAGGCGTGAGGACATTTCTGTTTTAGCCGAATATTTTTTGAAAAAATTTGCTGATTTTTATCATAAAAGAATCGAAAAAATTAACCCCGCGGCTTTTGACAGACTTTTTGATTACGATTTTCCCGGGAATGTTCGGGAATTGCAAAATATCATGGAACGCGCTGTCATCATGGAGCAGGGTAGAGAACTCACCATCGATTTTGTTCCGCAAAATATCCATCGAAAGAAAAATCTCGAATCCTCTTTTTCCAATGGCAAACTTTCCGAATTGGAAAAATATCACATCAAAAAAGTACTCCAACAAGTAAATTTCAACAAATCTCAAGCAGCAAAAATATTAGGAATTGCCCGCAAGACATTGCGCGAGAAAATCCAGCGCTATGGCATTTCGGATGAAGTGGAAAATTAATTCACGATTTCTCGATTAACTTGTGGTACGATTCGTGCCGATGCTGGGGAAAACGGACCATCTCGCCAGAGAATTTCGAATATTTACGATGTTTTTAATTTAAATAAAAACAAAAGTTAAGCTGCGCTAAAAAAATGTGGCATGCCTCTTGCCTAATGTTTGACTGAATTAAACTTTCAAACAATAACGAAGGAGGCGTCAAAATGCTGATGATGAAAAAATTTTTGCCGGTTGCAATGACATTTGCACTGCTCGCTCTGATTTTTGTCAGCGCGGGTTTCGCGCAGCAGGAAAAAAACTATGACCAATACCTGATTAAAGCGTTGAAGGACAAAAATCTCGGCATTCGAGCCAG
This portion of the Calditrichota bacterium genome encodes:
- a CDS encoding sigma-54-dependent Fis family transcriptional regulator; this translates as MLSLLPCLADFSEKMIDIKNQRELARFLLEQICRFLDCKQASVLVFDVEKNAPEIVEAHGFEAARVQLPKIRKIEEFAAHDYSGGEVFAVKDDRGKNYLLAFAPDEKIYFDCELRVPVVNCFPEIGILNIGKKNIGTDYSDDDISMLLVMVNFARLALENLIAKKKAVNSEIEENDKNFKSSKSFLPLKKRNQGVEIVGVSKAMQEIHNLIDRIANKDVSVLITGESGTGKDLVARLIHQKSHRRDKPFVAMNCAALPETLVESELFGHEKGAFTGAHALKKGKFEYADGGTLFLDEIGDMSLPTQAKLLRILEDGTFQRTGSNKTLQTDVRVIAATNKDIIKEIETGHFREDLFYRINLFQIFIPPLRDRREDISVLAEYFLKKFADFYHKRIEKINPAAFDRLFDYDFPGNVRELQNIMERAVIMEQGRELTIDFVPQNIHRKKNLESSFSNGKLSELEKYHIKKVLQQVNFNKSQAAKILGIARKTLREKIQRYGISDEVEN